From the genome of Nicotiana tabacum cultivar K326 chromosome 17, ASM71507v2, whole genome shotgun sequence:
TTTCTCCCGTTAACGATATGTTTAggttgtgatttgggacttggaaaaTAATGATGTTAACACTGGAAAAGGTCATGCTCATCTCGTTACAGATATCCGTTTTACACCAAATTCAAGGGTGTTTGCAACATCTTCTTTTGACAGAACTGTGATGATATGGGATGCAGCCAAGGTAGTACCTCTATTTTCCATAATAAATTTCATTTGAGTCAATATTTGAGGAACTACGGTGTTGCTAAAACATCTTATGCTGTTTTTACACCTACTGTCAAACTTAGataatctttttatttttcttatggcTATCAGGACGTTTCTGATAATGATAACTGTTTAATCTCTTAAGTTGCTTCATTTTTCTTCTGTCTATTACAACCATGATAACTTACCTATTTCACCATCTTGTCTTAATCCAGCCAAGCAACCCTTTCCAAAAACTTGTGGGGCATGCTGATCATGTTATGTCCATAGATTTTCATCCATCAAAGGTGGGTCTTCTCAGTTCTTGTGATAGCAACGACGAGATTAGACTGTGGGATGTCAATGACGGTGATTGCAAACTCATTTTTAAGGTTGGTGTCTCCACTTCTTTTTGTAATGTTGATGAAGAGAGTGTCTCTGCTTGGCATAGGAAAGCCTCCTTCATTtgaaatttacctgtttttctGTTTCCATTTCAAATTTTACTTATCTACCTACTCTAAGTCATTGTTGAATCTGTTTTGCTCATGAATTCCTGCATTTAGCATGTGGGAAAAGCCGATCCTAACTAGCTTGGGATTGAGTTGTAGtaatatttgttgttgttgcaagGAATTTCAAGGTTTTCAATATCAGTAAGTCGTTACCATGTGAATACACATGCAAATAAGCCATTTAGGATATAAATGGTTGAGTTTCATAATATTATTTGACGGAGATAGGTATCACATTCAGCAAGGGAAAGTACAGTGCTAAAGTGACTTTCTAGAGAGTTAGATTTACTCAATTCACAAAAGATAGTATTGATTTGCTCTTGGTACAAACGCAGGGAGGTAGTAGACAGGTTAGATTCCAACCTCGATTTGGGAACCTTTTGGCATGTTCTACCGgaaatattataaatatatttgATGTGGAGACTAACAGCGTCCAACTACAGTTACAGGTAAGATGTTTTATTCCAAATCAAGCTTGTCTTAAATTTCTTATCTGCAGCATTACTGGATCCTATCAATGCGGTCTCTTTTTCTCTGATATACAGGGACATGTCGGAGATGTCCGTTCAATCTGTTGGGATATGAGCGGGAATTTCCTGGCATCCGTGAGCGAGGATAGTGCACGGATATGGTGTGTTAGCGGAAGAAAGTATTTACATGAACTGCGTTCTAGTGGCAATAAGTTCCAGTCATGCACTTTCCACCCTGACCGCGCTCAAATCTTGGCGATTGGTTCTCATGAGGTATGCTTAACAGATGAAGCTTTGAGCTCATAGATAAGTTCTTTGTAGACTTGGCTTGATTATTGTCTCAATATAGTTGCACAACAACAAATGTAACCTAGGATTATTCACATGAatcacatgtaaccatctcaaaGAGATAACTTTTTAGATGATCCTAGATTCTTTTGATATTTCATGAAGGAAAGTAACATGTCAAAGTGTTTTTGCAGTTACTGGAGCTGTGGAATCCAATGTACCAGAGCCACAGAACTTGGCCACACCAAGCACATGGTGGTATAATTTCTTCATTTGCAGATTCACCTCCGACAGGAACCATAGCCTCAGTGAGTCACGACCAGTATATCAAGATATGGCAGTGATGCTTGTTTCTTCGTGGATCAAGATACAGCCATCAAACttgtttctttctcttcttaTTGGAGGATTTTTATATGATACCTTGGCCATTTACATAATCATAAAGAGATGATTCCTTATTTATAGGAATCAGTTTATTTGTCATTAATTGTTATACAATGGCAATACTTCCAAAGATCTTTTTATACTATATTAGAAAGGTATTTTCAATGCAATGCTATTCACTTTGGATGCCTCGATTTAAACTTATCCTATCCATAAAATGCTGGAAATTACATCAATCATAGTAAAACTAGAGCTGCATACACTCTTTTGCATGTTTTATAAGTTGAATAACACACCAAAGAGCCAAgaactcaacataaagcaaaaaTGATTTGCAATTATTATTGTGTCGGAGTGATGTTACATTTCAACTTTCTTGTCTTTCACGTATAATTAGTGCGGacatttctctttttgttgaaGTTCTCTTCTTATATATAGAGAGAACTAAGATTTTGTATATTaaaattgaagttttgaacaaagAAAATAGTTCAGAAATCTTGTAGGAACTCTGTCAATGCTCACAATTCCTTTTCGAAAAAGGACTCAAGTTTAGTGCTGCATTCACCCATTTCATTGATTCGAACATGAGTTTCACTTAGTTAAGTTCAAGCTAGATGGTCGGAAGCCTTTCAGACAACAAGTATGGATTTGGATTTCGTACCTTTGATGTTAGTCCATAAGAATCAGGCGTTAAAAATTTAACTGCACCTGATATTTAGACCAATTCAATGAATACATGACACATTTTTATTTATCATCTTCTTACCTCAATTGATGACTTAGCTATAATATAGCCACCCACCTAAAAAAGTAGTTGActggatgtataatatatgtaaaaTTAGCGTATGATTCATGTATACTGGCTAGTAGTAATAAATATTTTTGGTCGAGCAGCCAAGTGTGCAACTTTTTCACaataaattattataatttaATGTAAACACGGGATGTGAGTAagttattataaattattttcctatgtttggttgacttaaatattttgaaaaatatttttctcatgacatcattttcctccaattggaggaaaatgttttctctatcaaaagaagagaaaatattttccaaaattctttttcaGCCTTCTCTACCCCTATTTCACATCCCCGCCAACTCACCCCACCCACCCCATCCACCCCAACCTCGCCCATGAACCAccataaatagaaatattattaagagtactttcttttcatgttgtcaaTAGAGtactttttttcttatttcaacaaaatgagtatatattcttttcatgatgtagaaaaagtattttcttttatttcaataaaatgagtactttTTTTCATAAGGtggaaaaaatatttcctttcatttcaacaaaccgACTACTTTTTTTATGatgtgaaaataatattttatttcatttcaacaaactaagaattttctttttctgaaatagaaaaagtatttttttccaataaaatgagtactttctttttatgatgtagaaaattatttttttatttcaacaaaatgagtactttcttttcatgatgtagaaaaaatattttctttcatttcaacaaaataagtatttttttttcatgatgtagaaatttttttatttatttattttaacaaaacgagtactttcttttcgtgatttagaaaaaatatttctttcatttcaacaagcCGAATACTTATTTTTATgatgtgaaaaaaataatttcaacaaaccaAGTATTTTCAATCCCTGAataagaaaaagtatttttttccccAACAAAACGAGTACTTTCTTTCATAATgtagaaaattattttctttcatttcaacaaaatgagtactttctgttcatgatgtagaaaagtattttctttcatttcaaaaaactaagtattttctttttctgatgtagaaaaaatattttctttcattttaacaaaacgagtactttcttttcatgatatagaaaaagtattttctttcattttaacaaaacgaatattttttttttatgatatagaaaaaatattttctttcatttcaacaaactgaCTAGTATTTTTTCATGgtgtagaaaaattattttccttcattcaacaaaatgaataacattttcatgttgtagaaaggaTATTatctttttcaacaaaaaaaaagtagATTCTTTTTAGTTATCGAGCTTAAATTTCAACATTGTTCTTGTTCTTGTGTGAAAAGTTAAGTAGCACATTAGTTCTTTTGGGTTTGTGTGGAATttgaaaagaataattaaattcttgaagaaaatagagtttgGAGGGGAGGGGGGGAGAGAAGGGGAAGGAGTACATGAAATATGAGAATTTTGGGGAAGGTGGGTTGAGGAGTGTAGTccttaaaatattttatactctctaaccaaacgttagaaaatattttctgaaatattttttttcactCATCAACCAAACAGGGGagaataagtgataaaaccactcattttccatgaaaatatttttcagaaaaacatgtaagtgtcctgaatttctgaactactaatttaaaattcaggacataagattTGAACTTCAGGACAAAAAATTTTAActttaggacacgatgtcctgaagtttgaattttgaggtttaaaTTCTAGGAAGTCGTGTCCTGATTTGAGCAaaattggctaatctttaaatacattgtaaactGTGGATATATTTAAAAAAACATGCTTAAATGGCTACCCGGTGTAATTTTCACCAAAAATTACCCAAACTTTTCGAGAgtctaagtgggcgtttggacataagaattgtaaaattccaaaaaaagtaaaaaaaaaaaaaattcaagtgaaaatggtatttgaaaattagagttgtgtttggacatggatataattttgggttgtttttgaaattttttgagtgATCTGAGTGCAAATTTTAAAAAACAgcttttttgagtttttcaaattttcgaaaaattccaaaatgcatcttcaagtgaaaattgaaatatTTATGACCAAACGCTGATgtcgaaaaaaagtgaaattttttcgaaaaaaagtaaaaaaattcttatgtccaaacgggctctaaattaGTCACTGTCAACTCCATCTTTCATTTTTATCCAAAATCAGAAACTCACTTGAAAGATGAGCATAAGATTATAGGGGCAAGTGCACATAATGCCATTCTCAGGGATACTATTTAGGAATTAACcagtacttattttgtcctgaaattttaaactaaaaatcttaatttcaggACAATTTAGAACATTTTTGTCCTGAAAATTTAACTGAAAAATTGAAATTCGGGACGCATTGACTAatttgagaaattttcagaaatcacTACTGTTTAGTGGGTATTTACTTCCTATAGTTACGATATACATGATTATTTCCTATAACTACTATTAagttgttacggtagtgtattcgtTGTATTTGCGCTGctgtattaatgaatacaacaacaaaaagcgcctaaaatcagggcagtccagctgtacgcgcatgtattcccatgtattcgcgccatgtattcataaatacagtaacgacaatcaccttaaaaataggtatgtccagctgtctaataacagaaataatatcaattagtgtgatacactcctaatataactaaataaaatcaattctaacatgcctcattatcaacctaattaattagaatgatttttcagttgtataactgttgtatttaacttttgtatttagtgtgtttcaatttttttttttttgatgttgCATTCATTAGATTCAATGTTTGTATTTACTCTATTCTCTATTTTATATTcagtgtattcaaatgtattGTATTGACAGTATTTTAGTTATTCCTAACATATGTTATTACTACCGTATTCagtatattttattggttgtattcactatatttctatttgtattcagtatattttaccgtatttcactatattttaaaattaaatgtattcactgtttatattctgttctattttaatgtttgtattcagtgtatttcaatgtttatatcatgtattcagctgtattaaaaaaatatagatattcgaaatacataaatacatgCAAAATAAATGTATTTATGTAAAAATACAATTTTTTCGAGTGAATTTGTATATAATATAGTGTATgtgtatcattgtatgtgactaaatagcaaagaagagaagaaagttcgtcgAAGATGGCGTTTTCCGgccaagaagagaagaaagttcgtcgAATCCGTACAACAAATTTATGATAAGAATTCATCACATTGTTCCTTTCCGTTTGAAAAATTCACTCTTTTCTGTTTCCTGGCTGCCTTCTACTCTATTCTAATGTCTCGTCGGCCATCAATACTAGGGCGTGTATCTTGAGTTACTCGAAAAGAGAGAGATTTTTCTTTCTCGTCGGCCATCAATACTAGTTGCTCgatgagagagagagaaagaagaagaaaattgagaGAGAATCTTTtgttaattgaaagaaagagagagtaaaaatataaatatcgtatttcatgcctcaatggtagtatatccataaatacctatttttctataaaatataataattttgatttataataaatagggtgtatacctttGATATAAGAGGTAAAATTTCCTTACTAAATAGCAGTCTTTTAGAGTGAGTACCTGGTGTCATTTCTTCTAGGGATTGTTACAGAAATAGCGGGTCAGATTTAATGATTACTTTTTCTAGCcggtatatatagattatacatatatattaaatatcCGCCGGCTATTTTAAGTTTAAGAGATTAGGTGGATGACTATTTGGGTTAAATCTTCTTTCTTCTAAGACTACATACACTCATTACAAGAGGCCCAAAGTTAGGCCCAAATCGTAGTCAACTAGTCCTAAACTCAGCCCATCTTACCACTTGAAAGTTAAAGGATAAGAAGATTACATTTCTTCCACTGTACTTCGCCATTGACACAAGACAAGAGACAATGGCAGCAGCATCTGCTTCGCTCTCCACCTTCTCTTCCCTCTCTCTACACACAACCCCTTCTCGTTTTTCACCCTTTCAATCCCAATCATTCTTCCTCCCTAAACCCATCCACCTATCAAAACTCAAGCCCATAACAGCCAATTCCACAACCGTCGAAACCACTTTCTTTGACAACACAGACCCAGAAGAAATTTCCACTTTTGATCCTCCAGAACGCCCTGAAGACTTCATAGAACCACCCTCTTTCGACGATGGCCCCTTAGAATCCGAAGACGACATTGCAAAAGCTTATGAAGAGCTTTATGGGCCAGCTTACAGTGGAGAGACTTTCCTTGGGAATGACATTTATACAATGGACTCTAAGGTGAAAAAGACAACTGGGTTTGGGAAAACTAAGAAAGAGAAGGCCAAAGATGGGTTTGATGAGAGAGTGGTGCAAGTGAGGAGAGTTACTAAGGTTGTTAAAGGTGGGAAGCAATTGCATTTTAGAGCAATTGTGGTTGTGGGTGATAAGAAAGGGCAAGTGGGTGTTGGAGTTGGTAAGGCTAAAGAGGTGATTGCTGCTGTCCAAAAGTCCGCTGTTAATGCTAGGAGGAATATCATTACTGTCCCTATGACTAAGTACTTGACTTTCCCCCACAGGTAAATTTTGCTAACTTTTAAATATGTATGTTCTTTCACTAGTAAATGTTGGGTTTTGACATAAATATAGAATCTTCTGTAGTTTTCAGCTAGTTTGGAGGCTTGGAATTCCAATCCTAAATTGAGCTAGATGGTGCAATTTTTGGGTTTGTAGCTATGGGTTATTACTGTAGAAACAGAAATTCCACAAGTGTCTATTCAATGCATTTTACCACCAAATCTTATAGTCTAGTGGTATTGGCGGGAGGGTTTTATACAATAGGAGTGAGTTCGATTTTgattgtcttttttttcttcccCTAAGTAATACTTAATTGTTAACCTAAACAAAATGTGTTTTAGTTCTGCACCTTGAGGATATTGGTTGAGATGGTTAATGGTTATTTTTGAAGCAATAGTGGGACTGGGTTCTCCGAAACTTCCTATGGATAAAATCATGACGTTTGGGTTCTCCAAGATGATGATTGGATGGTTGAGACATAGACTAATAACATAGAGATCTCATGTCCGCATACCATTTATAACACAGCGTGAGCCCATCTTCTCTAGCCTTCGTGGGCATAATTACTGGAACTTGTGTTTGTGGGCTGTAGCGGGTGCCAATGAATTAGTTGCGGTGCAGGAATTGCATACCTAAGCCCCACTGTCTTTAAAAGAATATTTGAGGTCTATTTTATGCATTTCTGCAATTCAACAAGGGCAGAGAGAGCTACTGAAGTCCTGCTTTGCAATGATAGAATATAAGCAACTTCTCACCCTTATAAGGTTGGGGGTGTGGCGTATCAgcttcttatcttttttttttaagaaaaaaacaaaagatatGAATCCTCTATTCCAATTGTTCCGCTTCTTATCTGCTTCCCTTTCCATTTGAGTTCCTTCTGAGGGTCAAATTGTTGCTAATAGTTCTGCTTCCAGCCTCAGGGCTTAGGTAGTATAGTGCAGGACGAATCCGAATTGTGCTGGTAATCAAGTCTGGTATTTGTAATGCAAAAGTGAACCATGTCTGGTATTTAGGTGGAGAAGGATAGAGGGGTAGAGTGATCAGGGAGGGGACATTATATTGAGTTTCATAGCTGGAGGCAACAGATTTCTCGGTGCTGGATCTGCAGTAATATATGAGAAATGATTTTTGCATAGATTGGTCATTGCACTGTggagatggggttgcatcagggatcTGCCCTTAGCCCGTTTTTGTTTGCCCTAGCGTTGGATGTGCTGACGCGACACATACAAGGGAGGGTGctatggtgtatgttatttgctgatgtCATAGTACTAATTGACgacagtgttatcaaaggcgaaaagcgcaaaaaagctctaaggcccgttggggctttaagcccaaagcgcaaataaagcttgggctttaatgaaaaaagacgcaactggagaaaaagtaaaaatatgcatATGTAGTTTAAGAccaataattataagcatgaataagaaataacaagaaaattacgataaagtgaaatatcaattattTAGTGTTGCCTTTTTAGGATTACATTCATTGGTaaggaaaagtatgccttagagccttgatgcgaCACTGAAGCACCCGTAAAGCGAagcgaagcgctcaacatgttttgagcctcgcttcagggtTTAAGTgtgcctttgacaacactgattGACGAGATGCGAGGGGGTGTTAACGCTAGGTTGGAAGTGTGGCGACAGACGCTggagtccaaaggtttcaagttgagtaggttGAAAactgaatacttggagtgcaagttcagcgacGAGAGGTATGAAGAAGAATTGGAAGTAAAGATTGATACTGGAATTATGAAGGATTTTCTAGATCAGTAGTAGGTGGTGCTTGTCATGGATATACTTGATTACTGAGAATTTTAGCACGAAAGGTAAAGCGTGCGGATGTAATACAGTTATGGTACACATGACATGATGATCTGATATTTGATTAAGAGTGATGCTATTAAGCTCCTAAAGTAATTCAACGTAGGCATAATTCCAGTTATTGGTTATGTTTAAGGTCAAGGGCCACAACTAAATTTGGTATCTAGCATTTTGAACCCTGGTCTTTCCTGATTTTCACCGGGCAACATCGTGGCTTGTAAAATGGCATACTTAATATGTTCTATTTAAGCATCTGAACATAATCTAGTTTATTTTTGTCGTAAGGAACCTCTTATTTTGTTGACTATATATGTCAAATTGAGATATGCACAAATTTGTGTTTTTGTGTCTATTTCTTTTAGTTGATTTAACGGAAAAGGGTCTGATCTGTCCCTTTACTATGATAAATTGTTTAAATTTGTCCCCCGTTATACTATTGGACCATAAAACTCCCTGCCGTCTTACTATTCGAACACATATACCCCTTATTTGACGGAGGGGACACGTGGCACCAATCCGTGCCCTTTTTACATCTGGGCACATATTAAATCGACTCATCTCATTTCTTTTAACCCGGTTCACTTCAAAAAAAACATTGCCCGGCCCAAAGTCCACCCACATTGCTTCTctaatctctctctctcctctTTTCCTTCTCACTATTATAACCATGGCCGGAATTTCCACCGGTGAACTCGCCGGAAACGATGGAGAATCTTCAGATTTGTCACCTCGCACTTTCTCTTCCCCTTTCTCTATACCTACACACATATTTATACACAGATCTGGAGAAATATACACGAGGTCAAAAATTTAGCTGGAAGTGTAGCAACATTAGCCAAATTAGCCAATTGGTTCTGTTCCTGGGTAATTACAGCACCTCCATTTGGAAATTACCTTGAACACAATTCTTTCCTCTCTATTTTACCATTATTAATAAACCCCTTTGCAACTCACTCTTACATATATCACCAAAAATCATTTTCATCACCATTTTGAAAATGATGGTAAATGTTGCCAATTTCTGGTTACCACAAGCAAAAATAATTAACACAACAATGACATTTGGTCATTGATCTTCAAAATTAGCAACGGTTTTTTCTAAACTCAGTCTAGGTCCTAATGAAAGATTAAACTTAATTCAGAAATTCCCATAAGATGTAAGCCTGTTCCTTAAATTTTGGACTTCCTATTTGtgaaaatgacaataaaattgcCTCAGAATTGCAGCAATCTCTTCTTCGGCATTTCAAGATCCAACTGAGTAGCACATACGGGGTGTCTCAGATCTCCACTATACTTCCAATCTTATTTGGCAGTGACGGCGAGTGTAGCGGGAGGTGGTTGTGGAAGAAGAAAGGAATGGAGGGGGATAAGGTGGAAGAAGAAGAGGGTTAGGTTATGGGTTATGGGTTATGGGTCTTGGGTAATGGGGCGGGTCAAGTTTAATTTTAGACCAGATATACCAAGAGGCACGGATTGGTGCAACGTGTCCCCTCCGTCAAAGAAGGGGTATATGTGTTCGAAAGTAAGACGGCAGAGAGTTTTATGGTCCAATAGTATAACGGGGGACAAATTTAAACAATTTATCATAGTAGAGGGACAGATCAAACCCTTTTCCGTTGATTTAATAGATAACAAGAAATCTACATGTACCCCAATATTTCATGTGTCTGAAATGTGTGAGATTCTCTAGATTTTAGCTAGCTCGCCGATCAGTCTGATAAGTATATAAATTGGTCATCAATGATTCTAGCCTATGCATCTGAAAGAGATTAATCTGATCTGTCCTCACTTTTAATCCTTGGTCGCACCATTAGCTGTTACTGTGTCATTTATCAGTTTCTTTGTTGGAGTGGAGGGGGCTGGGGagtttctttctttcattttttttccttttgtttgggTGGTGTTTGTTTTTGGAACTTCTTTTTTTCCTGAGGAATTAAGAAACATGTTAATGACTTAGCAGTTAGCAGTACTGCTATGTTTAATACTTTTGAAGACTGGCTATATATGCTAGGATGTGCACTGACTGTAGAGCTGTGGTTTCTTGTCGTGATTATCCCAGCACATCTGTCGCTAAATCTGGAGGAATGAAATGGTAGGCCTTGAGAGGATTGAATACGATAGATAATTAAGTCTTTTATTTCATGTTCCTCTTTTATTGATTGTCATCCTAATGAGAAAAAACTGATTTGTCTAAAGGTTCCACCACATCTTGCCTTGAGGAAAATCTTATGGGAGTATTTACCTTGACATGTATGTAGTTCCGAAAACGTTAATAGAATTATGCAGCTCATCTCGTGAAAGAATTATCTCGCGATGGGCACCCGAGTGTGATTTAGCGGTCAAAGAAGTGGGGGAAACCATGGAAGAACGAGGTTCAAATTCCAACGGAGACAAAGAGACAAAAAACGCTAGATGATTTCTTTCTATTTGCATAAATCTTCGTTGGTAGAGTTACCCAATACATGTATTAGTTCGAGGTAGCATGTAACCGTTGAGATCCAAGCAAGTTGGCTTGGACACCACCGTTATCCGAAAAGAGAAAGAATCATCTTGTTATTGTTTATAACATAGGGATCTAACATTGCTGACCAACTTAATTGCAGATCTGAGGGAGACTTTGGAGCAGCAAGGGTGATGCTTAGACCAGCAGCCCCTGGTACCGGAGTTATTGCTGGTGGTGCTGTGCGGATTGTTCTCGAAATGGCTGGCGTTGAGAATGCCTTGGGTAAGCAACTTGGGAGTAACAATGCCCTCAACAATGCAAGAGCCACTGTTGTAGCTGTTCAGCAAATGAGGCAATTTAGTGAAGTTGCTCAAGACCGTGGGATTCCTATGGAAGAACTATGGAAATGAAGAGTTTCTGTTGCTTTGATTTGTATCTTACAAGATTTTTGTAGATTTCAACTGGGATAGCTGCAGTGTACCTTTTAATTTTTCTGCAAGTGTTATTTGttaattttgatgtaaatttCAAAATGCAGCCTTCTCGAACACGATCTATATAAAATTTCACAGTAGTTCTGGCTAAGGCTGTCCAACGAGATTTATTTACATATGTTTTGATTTACATATGTTTTGATTCAGAGGGGCAGAAAGAGGAAAGCTTCACCGAGTTCTCTGGCAGCTGTAAGATAATTTTTGTGCATCTACTTCTTAAAGCCCTTCATGTGCTGGTGTTTTCATTTCACTCTACCACTGACATCTGCATCTTATTGGGGATTGGACTTCCCTTTCTTAATTTGTTCTTGTCTCTCTGTCACCTTTATAGTCACTTGGACGAATGGTCGTCAACTTTATTCTTGCTCATTTAATATATTCCTGGCATGTAGGTTGGGAAAGGGAAAGCTACTACCGATCGTATTACGAATGACGATATTAACAGCTACTTATCCCGGGGAGATGCTGGTCTGATTGGTGCAAGTAATTCACTCGCTGCATTGAGAAAAAGTATTGCTGCTTGCATTGAATCTGACCGGAAAGGTAGGTTACAACAGTCTTAATGGGTCAAAAAAATTCAATATTAGAAAGGTAGTAATTTAGATAATTGACAACCATTAGTCTGCATTGAGGAGAAGTTTTTCTGCTCTCACTCAATCTGAATGGAAAGGTAGGTTACAACAAGCTAACAGTGATTTAAAAAAGGGAAAATGTCTATCTTGCAATACATTATCCCATCAGGGGTTCTTACTTTTGTCAAGGACTAGTAAATAACTAGTATTTTGCAATACATAATTCCATCAGGAATTAAGGGTGATAGTGTTATCTCCATATTATACCCTGCTTTATTCTTCCAGTTGCCACTAGTGCTTTAGGGACTACTGGAAGATTCATTGCACATATCTGACGGTGTATAGTTGATGTATGATAATTGTACTTTATCATTAACCTCTTTACTCAAAAGCAAGTAGTGATCTGGCAGCTTCTCATGGTGGCTAATAGATGGTGTCATCTGTAGGTTTCTTGTGAAATTTACATCTAGGATTTGAGATCAGGCTCCGTAGCTGCTAGTTATCGGCACAAAGGATAATTGAGTTCTTTTTACTTTGCAGGCATCTCTATTAAAGAGATTGGAAGTCTTCACGCAACACACAGCGAGCTCCTATGTTGCCACTTCCATTCACAAGGGAAGTTGTTGGCTGCTGCTGGACACGAGGTTTGTCATATTAACCTTCTACAGGATTCTTGTTGGTCAAATGGGAGAGCTTACCTCAATTTCTCCTGTTAATGAACTCGTACTGTGATCTATGTTTA
Proteins encoded in this window:
- the LOC142171618 gene encoding small ribosomal subunit protein uS5c-like, coding for MAAASASLSTFSSLSLHTTPSRFSPFQSQSFFLPKPIHLSKLKPITANSTTVETTFFDNTDPEEISTFDPPERPEDFIEPPSFDDGPLESEDDIAKAYEELYGPAYSGETFLGNDIYTMDSKVKKTTGFGKTKKEKAKDGFDERVVQVRRVTKVVKGGKQLHFRAIVVVGDKKGQVGVGVGKAKEVIAAVQKSAVNARRNIITVPMTKYLTFPHRSEGDFGAARVMLRPAAPGTGVIAGGAVRIVLEMAGVENALGKQLGSNNALNNARATVVAVQQMRQFSEVAQDRGIPMEELWK